Within Dysosmobacter sp. Marseille-Q4140, the genomic segment CCGATCACCAGCCGCCGCCCCGAGTTCTGCTCCGGCACCGCCAGCAGCTTGCCGTCCTGCCGGAACCGGGGCGCAAAGCCCCCGTAGGTCCGGCAGAAGTCCTCCAGCACCTTCCACTGGCTGGTGCCCGCCGCCGCGGTGAACACCGAGTCGGCGGACACGTCCGCGATCTCCGCCGCGGAGATGCCGTAGGGCGTCACGTGGCACCGCACGATCTCCGCCAGGGTGGCGGCCTGGTAGGTGACGGGCCGGGTCTCGTTGTCCAGCAGCCGGGCGGCGTAGCCCCGGCCGGTGATCGTGGCCGTGAGTCCGCTCCCGGAGAGGTCCACCGTATACTCGTCCACGATGGCCCGCAGCAATATCGTCTCGCCGTCCATGGCCAGAAAGCCCGCTGCCAGGTGCAGGATCTCCGCCATGTCCGCCCGGTAGGGAAAGGTCACCGAATAGCTGTCGCAGGGCACCGACCCCGTGTAGGTCACCTGCCACTGCGTCAGAGGCGGCAGGTCAAAGGTCCTGTGGTCACAGGTGATGATCCGTCCTGTCATGGCAGCGTCACCCTGTCCCCGGGATAGATCAGGTTAGGGTTCTTGATCTGGGGATTGGCGGCGATCAGATCTGTCAGCGCCACGCCGTACCGCCCGGCGATCCCCCACAGGGTATCTCCTTTCTTCACGGTATAGACGGCGCGCTCGCCGCCGCTGCCGGAGGCAGAGGAGCCGGACGCCGCCGTCTGTTCCCCGGTCACTTCGGTCAGCCCGGCGCCGGCCACCTGATCCTCCCAGAACTCAAAGGTATAGCGCACATAGTCCGGCAACGGCTCTTCCGCCAGCTGCAGTGACACGAAATAGGCGCTGGCCGCCGGCCAAACTGGATGCACCAGCAGTCCCGGCCCCGTCTCGTCAAACACCGCCTCCAGCTTCTGAAATTCCTCATAGGCCCCCGTTCCGGCAAAGACCCCTTCTCCCCGCAGCACCCGGCAGGTATCCCCCAGGTCCTGGAGGCAGTATCCGCCGAAGGGCACCTTGTGGAGCGCCACGCTCCTGCGCCGTTCCACGGTGTAGGTCTCCGGGTTGTAGGGCCAGGTATACTCCTTGTAGCGCATGGGCTCCAGTCGCATGATCCCTGTTCCTCCTCTCAGTACAGGCGAAAGCCCCCGTCATAGCGTCGGGCGTCCCGCTGGAATGCCAGGGACAGTGCCGCCGGATCGGCGCTTCTCCCGCTCTCCGGCCGCCGCACCTCCGTCACCAGACGGATCTCCCCCGCCTCCGGCGGAATCTCACCGGCGGTCCGGGCCGGTGCCTCCCATGCCGCCGCAGAGCTCCGCCGGACAGCGCCGGCATCCCTTTCCGCTGCTGTGCCGGCCCATTCTCCGGCAGATGGGTCCGCCAGCGCCGTCCACAGCGTCGCAGCCTCCGGCAGGGCGCTCTCCCAAGGCAGTTCTCCGTCAGCGCCGCCAGACCGCCCCTGCCGGAGCCGCCGCACCGGAGCGGTCTCTGGGAGCAATTTCTCTCCGGCATCGCTCCGCACCTCCCACTCCTCCGCCAGGAGCTCTGTCCGCTGCCCCGTCAGCAAAATCACCAGCAGCGCCTGCTGGCGCAGCAGCTCCTCCCGGATGTAATCCACGGTCTCACCCCTCTCTCAGGGCCCGGAACCGCTCCGGGTCAAAGGCCGGGTTCTCCGTCTCCGGTACCCGGGCGGGCTCCTCCCCCATGAGCCGCCGCAGCAGCGCCTCCATCTGCCGCCCGGTCAGGGACGCCAGCACCTGCTCCGCGCTTGCAAAGGCCCGCTCCTCACCCCGCCAGCAGCACTCCGCCAGCACCTGCGCGTTGCACAGGAGACACCGTTCCAGCGGCTCTTCCGTCCGCTCCCGGGTGTCCCGCCAGATGGCCAGCAGCCGCGCCGCCGGCATGGGCCGCAGGCGGTCGATCTCCTCCGGCCGCGTCATGCGCCGGTCTCGATGCGCTTGGCGGCCACCACCGTCACCCGCTCGGCCACCATGGCGTTGAGCTGGCCCTCCTCCTGGATGGCACTCCACTGGCATCCGCTGTAAATGATCTTCCGGTCCGGCTTGCAGATCAC encodes:
- the safA gene encoding SafA/ExsA family spore coat assembly protein; amino-acid sequence: MRYKEYTWPYNPETYTVERRRSVALHKVPFGGYCLQDLGDTCRVLRGEGVFAGTGAYEEFQKLEAVFDETGPGLLVHPVWPAASAYFVSLQLAEEPLPDYVRYTFEFWEDQVAGAGLTEVTGEQTAASGSSASGSGGERAVYTVKKGDTLWGIAGRYGVALTDLIAANPQIKNPNLIYPGDRVTLP